Part of the Zingiber officinale cultivar Zhangliang chromosome 6A, Zo_v1.1, whole genome shotgun sequence genome, tggtgggtagatgtttggTCTGGCCATCTCATGTGCTTCGTTTGGCAGTTAGTCTTTGTGAagcatcctggctctgatactacttgttaggaccctttGAATAGCTCctgcacaaaaacaaaacaaaatatttttcggacttataatttaattaaaagaacacttgcataagaaggataaagaaactaaaagacagagacaccgagaatttacttggttacaacttaggaggttgttaatccaaggaagtaaagCACACTAAtttctctttcaggcggagaagtctctttacagcaatgacagTACAGAAACAGAAAACTAAAACAGAAAGTgtctacaagtgttgtttcactaTTTTTCGTTATATTTAGCTTCTGAACCGCCCTCGGGGCGCCTTGAAGCATTCCAGATGCTtggaatgggatagaattctatcctcgATGCAACGTTTAAATGCCAGGTCGAAATGACTAAGAATTGgattctgggcgctcggaagggttctgaGCGCCCCAacctggtccgggcaccccgacttggttcgggcgccccggactggtccgggagTCCCAAGGttgaaagtcaacattttgttgactttctttCTGGGCCTCCAgtttcggctccgcttgcttcggtctgggtcttctgcttCGACTCCGCTCccttggatgatttcggccatccagaatagagttcactcgaacccaacttccgaccttcttgaGCAAATTTCcgttccgacttctcgtccctcggaatcgctgcttgattccttctcgtccgccagcatactcttccacagcttttcgtCTCTCGAACAGCTGCGTCTTTTgttcctcgagcaatctttcgctccggcttctcgcccctcggaaacaccgcacactCCCTTCTCGTTCGCCGATATAATCTTtcgcagtacctcgtccctcagaaacaccgagcctgtcgactctatcccgtgtcgtccttttcgttagctgcatctttcgTTCGACTTCATGTGCTCTTaaattcctgtacacttagacataggattaaaaataataatatttaatttaatttacttgatTACATTAAAATTATCTTTGGATACCAACACGATCATTCAGAGTTAActgaattttattattattattattattattttttttttttttgttcagatAGAGTTCGACAGTCCTCATCTGATGGAGTGACTGTATTTGAAACCGACAGCTCTAGTACTCAAACGGAGCAGGGCTCTCTTCGACTGCAAGTGGTCTTCAATGcaagtacttttttttttttatttggaggACAAGTCAAGAAAAACAATTCACCTCCAAGAATGGATATCCggaatatcaaaaaataaaaataaaataatgtgcATATAAGCATATTTTCCAAATGGTTCATTTTGTGTGTCTATTATTTGATGTTATGAAGAACAAGAGTTGTTTTAAAGAACTTCTATAAATTGTAGACAACCGTCAGACGTGACAAAAAAATACGCATGTCGATCAAATAAAATCTAAGTTATCCTGAAacaaaatattatataattttcaACAAACCAAAAAATAATCATTTGAACACTCTAATTTCTCAGCATACGAATTATATTTTAAGATTGATGGAAAAACAGACCATCCATTTTAACggccaaaaaaaataatttaatttacaaAAAATTCAATAAAGGACACTTCCTATTTGGTTTCATACAGGATGCTACAGACGAATCCAAATATAAcacactaattaattaaaattaagatgATATGACACTGATATGACAATCAAATTTAAACAGAGGTGATAATCAATATATCATTCTTCGTGAGATTTTATTATTCGCTCGACGTTAAGACGTTTAGTGCGAGGATGTCTAATCTACCAGTTAATTAAACTTAAGAAATCTATCACTCCATTCCTGTATTCTGTGCAATTAATAGTCAATCAAATTTAAGGGATGTTTGGCTTATCATAGATTCGTCTGGTCATACGTTTGACCAGAATAAGGAGACCAACTTCCCATTCAGTACAAGTCTTTTAATATATAATTGGTCAACCACACTGCTAGTCAACCCTATGAGTTTTCTCACATGTTAATCCTCTTTCATATAGTCAGTGGATAATAACTCCAATTAGATTTATAATTATCCCGagataattttgatgtggtcaactacgttaagttagatcatgttatattTAATCCTTGTATTTAAGTGTATAGGAGTTTAGGAATACAAAAAAATCAAGTACAAGACGCAACTAAAAAAAATGATGGCACGAGAAAGGAGTCGACAGACtaggtgtgtccgagggacgaagtgttgcagaagagtacgctggcggacaagaaAAAAGCATATAATGTttcagagggacgagaagccggagcgaaaaagtgcttgaggagaaggtcggagttgtgttcgagtgagctcaactctggatgacctgaaaatcacccaagcgacagAGCGAAAGACCGGACAAAAGTCAACTCTGAGTTAACCTCTATCCAGATGCCTGGACTAAGTCGGGGCGCCCATAGCTGGTTCGAGCGCCCAAATCACGAGGGTACCGATCAAGCACCCTTTGCTGCGAATCAACTTTTCGTCTACGTCAACAACACTCCCAGCACCCGGATTGGATCTAAACACTTGGATcgtgataaaattttatctttacaCTGTTACGTAGCCGTTGCGAGCAGATAAGGCGCGCAACTTGGGACGCCCGAAGCAGGTCTAGGTGTCTGGAGTTGTTATGTCAACAAACGACTACTTTCGACCAGTGGGATATAAATAGAGCTTTGACCTTCTTCATTTAAACACAACACTTATTGTAATCGAGTTTCCATTCATTCTTTATTTCCATTCTGTTCTTTATTTACCTGAGCTGTCAACATTCTGTACGACGCTTCTCTGCCTCCGACTTGTGTCGAAGAAGGAGTCAGCATATAAagcttcatttgccttggattagcaatctcctcgGTTACAAACCAAATAACCCCGGTAGTCTCATACTTTGTTTTAAGTATTCTTTTTCTCAAAGTGTTtgtctaatttttaaatttttttttttgagaagggTACATTTTTCATTTCAGACAATTCAGTCTCCTCTTGTCGGTCATACCAAGACCAACAAAATTTACACAGCTCAACATACCCGTCTCTCATACGTACAGAAGATAGTGTAAAACAACTCTCCTTATAAACTCAGTTAGATTTCCAAATTTTAGATTCTCACTCCAAAGACATGTCTTCTCTCATATGGACGATCAGCTTAAAGTACTGATCGAATCTCCAGGGACTCGGTTCCCCATTTCTTAAAGGTAAGTATCTAAATATATGGTCGGTCGACTAAAGAACCGATCGGACCTAGGGGACTTAGCTTCATATTACTTCAAGAACAGATCTCCAATACCACCAAATGCATAACCAAGCAACTTAAGGGAATGACGGATGTACAATCAACCAATTTATAGATCCAGTTGAGATACACTCAACCGACAACATGGTCAGAGAATCACATTCTGTCAGAATAACAACCGTTTGTTAAAGAATATTTCTCTATTACAATATTAGCATTCACTAGAATCTTTTTCAAAGGTGATTGCACTTCCCATCAACCGATAACTTATGACAACATATTCCTTCAACCGCTTTATTAATTTTGTAAGTTACAAAAGGCAAAAAAGGTGCACATATGAGTAACAGAAGATTTCTCAGACGGTTATTGTACATCGCCCAAGCTGTATGTCTTCCCTTACTCGATAATCTCTGACATTATATGCCACCTTATAATTACAGAGCTTATAAAAGATGATATATAAAATGACCATCTCTGTTGATAAGGTACACAAGTCTTACGATAGTTTTACTTACGCGCACACATTCTACTATTCTTCTCTCCATTTGCTCGCTCGGACGTCATACTGACTTGAACGTCAGAAGATCTTTGCCATGGACCTCTTCTCTGATTTTTTGGCACTGACATTCTATCTGCTCTTTTTGGTATGTGCCGAGAGGAAAAAGAAATCCCTTTTCCTCTAATTCAAAGTCTTCATCCGGTCAAGAGCGCAGCCACTTGTCAGCACATATCTCTCCAATTTTCAGACAGATCAAAATTTGTGTTCTAATAGGAGTACCAAGCAACACAATTACACAAACACACACCAATTATATAGACTGCTACACTTTCTTCAGAAAGTTTAAACACAAAACACAAACAAATAAGTAGGTGCATGATTGCTTCCAATCCATAAGCATCAATTCGTCAAGTGCATATCATCTAGAACAGAGAACAGTTGTTATACATGATATTTTTAACTTAGTCAAACATCTAGACCATCAATATTAGAAGCTCGAAAAGTGTCAAAGAACAATAATGTGAGGGAAGTTTCAATATACGAGCAAGGATGTAACAATCACTAAAAACATACATTAACTAGCATGTATAATTTGGTAGCAAATGAACGAGATTTTACATGTTCAGGTGGCAAATGTGGAACAACGTGAAGTAAATGTaagatacaagaagaaagaaaacgaAGCAACAAACCTCTAATCTCTGAGTTACTGGATATTTTTACTTCACAATTCATAGTCATCATGCATCCAGCTTGAGCGCCTCAGCGGCAGCCGCCTCCTCTTCATCATCAATGGCGAAATAAGGGTTATGAGCCTCAGGCCTAAACCTGTACCCAGTAAAGACGTAGAAACCAAGGGTGGCTAGCTCCCCAGCAAGCACGCTCGTCCACAGGTATCGGTAAGAAGTGATTGTGATGAGGGCGTAAACCACCACCCTAGTAAAATAGATGTAACAGATGACAACGACGTAATACTGGCGGAAGAGGGTGAGCTTCAGGAGGTTGACAGCGGCCTTTCCGTCGGTCTTGGCAGCCTCGCGGAGGTTCTTGATGGACCAGACGATAGGGAAGAGGATAGTGCAGCAGCAGACCACGTCGACGAGGAGGAAGACTTGCTTCCACGTCACCCAGTCGCGGGCGTAGGGTCCGGACTCGTCGATGACGACCTGAGCGATGTTTGCAACGACCTGGAGTGGGATCACGGCCATGAGCACCTTCTTCTCCCGGTCATGGAGGTAGGGCTTGAGGAAGGACCAGCCAGTGCCGATGAGGACGATGAGGGTGAAGAGGGATATACCCTTGAGGAAACTGAAGATGTAGAAGAGGACATCCCAACCGTGGGCTGAGCCTGTGCGCTCGATGTACGACTTGTCTTCGGCCTCACAGAGGAGGTTGAGGGCCTTGAGGATGACGACAGAGAGCATAAAGTAGTGGATGCGAAAGACGGAGCGGCGCCTCCGGAAGAGGGCCGCGGCCCAAAACACGGCGAGAGCAGCATACACGAAAAAGAGATAGGAGTACACTTGGGGGAGCACGGCGGCGCCGGCAGATAAGTAGGCGCGGGAGGATGGATCGTTAGGGTCCGGGCGGTTGAACATGGCAGAGCGGACTTTCATGGAGACGCCGAGCGGCGGGAGACAGTTTGCGAAGACGAGAGTGAACTGGCCAGGACTGTCGGTGAGGTTGACGGCGAAACGGAAGGTGGTGGCGCGGGCGACGGCTATACCCGAGGGATTGGGTGGCGGGAGTAAACGGTCGAAGGAGTAGACGACGCGGACGAGCTCCGACTGAAGGGCACAGGTGATGTCGAGATCCTGCAGCTGGCGCAGGACGTGGATCCAGGCGTCCCGAGTCGACAGAAAGAATCCCAACTGCGTCAGGTCCAAATCGTCCGTCGAcgaatcggaggagaaggagatgCCGGAGACGTTGAGCTCCAGGCCGCCCCACCGGGTGAATCCGAACTCGTCAAAGGGGATGATAGACCGTGCGTCGGACAGCACCGCCATTTCACGGATCTCCGCCATCCCCGTTCCGATCCAAAGCGACAACAATACCAATGCGAACGCAAATCCCGCATTGATGCCTGGCAGAGATGGAAAACGCGCTGCCGATTCGATCGCcatgggagaagaagagatgtCGGCGTAGCTCTCCCACGGCGGCGAAGAGAGAGAGAAGGCGTTAAATTAGGTCATTTTCTGCCCTTTTCGGCCGGGATGGTTGGTGTGGCTTCGTTTTCACGCTCGGAGTTACGAGAATACCACTGGGAAAGTATTGAAATTACGAAATGGGAActgttaaaatatttttccaaaagcgaaataaaatagtaaataataaataaattgtgGATTTAGAAGGCCTCGCCAAATGCACACAAAGTGTTCGACGCAATGGCTCGCCGGACTTTGAAACCCTGGAACACCATGATGGATGGCAGCATGAAGTTTTGGGGGACGTAGAAGGAGCTGCTGTCTCGTTTCAGATATCACCAGGGACCGATGTTGTCGCCGGGTTCGCGAGGAAGGGCCATGAAGAGAAGGCTCTTGCTTTCTTCGCCGACGCGGTGAGGAAGTCACTTCCACGCTTGCGCC contains:
- the LOC121997086 gene encoding protein CANDIDATE G-PROTEIN COUPLED RECEPTOR 7-like, producing the protein MAIESAARFPSLPGINAGFAFALVLLSLWIGTGMAEIREMAVLSDARSIIPFDEFGFTRWGGLELNVSGISFSSDSSTDDLDLTQLGFFLSTRDAWIHVLRQLQDLDITCALQSELVRVVYSFDRLLPPPNPSGIAVARATTFRFAVNLTDSPGQFTLVFANCLPPLGVSMKVRSAMFNRPDPNDPSSRAYLSAGAAVLPQVYSYLFFVYAALAVFWAAALFRRRRSVFRIHYFMLSVVILKALNLLCEAEDKSYIERTGSAHGWDVLFYIFSFLKGISLFTLIVLIGTGWSFLKPYLHDREKKVLMAVIPLQVVANIAQVVIDESGPYARDWVTWKQVFLLVDVVCCCTILFPIVWSIKNLREAAKTDGKAAVNLLKLTLFRQYYVVVICYIYFTRVVVYALITITSYRYLWTSVLAGELATLGFYVFTGYRFRPEAHNPYFAIDDEEEAAAAEALKLDA